One Eptesicus fuscus isolate TK198812 chromosome 13, DD_ASM_mEF_20220401, whole genome shotgun sequence genomic window, AGGAGTGGAGGAGACTTGAGGGGCAGGACAAACAGGCTCGTGGGCCGGgcgaggccaggggtgggggaccctccaggggtggggaaccctcCAGGTGGCACTCGCGCCGCTCGTCGCTGaacgcctcccctcccccattcctgaTTGGCAGGCGGCCTGCGACCAGCCTGGAGCACCACAGCGCCCCGGGCGCCCAGGCGGACATGGACGGCCCCCCGCGGGAGTAGGAGGGGGCGCCGGGCTATATATAGCGGCTcggcccagggccggcccagcGCGCAGCTAGGCGCGCACCACTCCGCAAGGTCCCGGCCCCGCCGCGCGTCCCTCagcgctgccctcccctccatgcaGCCCGGATAGCTCCCGCGCCCGGGGGCCTCGCCGCTcgcctcccgctcctcctgcgGCCGTGCActcccttcccaggcctgggTCGTGAGCTCCCGCGGGCCACCACAGGCGCAGTTCGGTCCCCCGCTGCCCGGGCGCACGGACCGCCGGACGGACGCACGGCCCGAGGGCGGGGATGCCGGGGCCCGCGGCGGCCACGGCGGCGCTGCTCCCGGCGGTCCTGCTGGCCGTGCTGGCGCCCTGGGCCAGCCGAGGGAGCGCCGCCGCGCCCACCGCACCCAACGGCACCCTGGAGGCCGAGCTGGAGCGCCGCTGGGAGAGCCTGGTGGCGCGTTCGCTGGCGCGCCTGCCCGTGGCCTCGCAGCCCAAGGAGGCCGCCGTCCAGAGCGGCGCCGGCGACTACCTGCTGGGCATCAAGCGGCTTCGGAGGCTCTACTGCAACGTGGGCATCGGCTTCCACCTCCAGGTGCTCCGCGACGGCCGCATCGGCGGCGTGCACGCTGACACGAGCGACAGTGAGTGGGGCGGCCGGGCAGGAAGGGCGGGAGCCGGGTGCAGCGGCCACCCCTTCCAACTCGTCCAGCCGCACGGAGGCCCCTGGCAGACACCTGCCTCGGGCTCTGGGAAcccggggggaggagagggggagagactgagGTTCTGGTTCCTCTGGCGCGGGGTCGTGGGGGCGCAAACACTCTTGGCTCCTGTGTCGCCGCAGGGACCAGCTTTGCGCACCCGGCGGccgagccccgcccccccgccctcgGCAGCCTGGGCTCCCTGTGCGGAATTCCAGCGCCTTCGCCCGTGGGCACGGGGCGCGCGGCGCCGCCACCGGGGATTCGCGCCCTGGTCGGGGCCTGGCTCGGGGGCCGCCGGGACTGGGCGCGGCCGCCGCGGGGCCCCGGGAGGAGGAAAGCGAGTCCAAACCCGCGCACGCCGGGCTCTGGGGCCCTTTGGGGACGGCCTGCGCCGGGGAGCCCGAGCCCTGTACACCCATCCCAGAAATGGGGGTCCCAGAGAGGCGCAGGCAGAGGAGGAGCGGTGCAGGCAAAGGGTCCCCTTTCCCCGCAATGACCCGcgcccttcccccaggcctgcTGGAGCTCTCGCCGGTGGAGCGGGGCGTGGTGAGCATCTTCGGCGTGGCCAGCCGGTTCTTCGTGGCCATGAGTAACAAGGGCAAGCTGTACGGCTCGGTGAGTACCGCAGGGGCCCGCCGAGCACCGGCTGAGGAGCACGGGCAGGATCCTGACCCTCCGGGCCGACGGAAATGCGGGGCGGGGTCACAGGACCGGCGGcccctcacccccaatgcccGGGGACAGCGCCCGCCCAcgaccagggccagccaaggagTGCAGCCTCAAGACAGTAATACTGAGGTTTGTGCCATCCCTGAGTGGGCGCCTCCCAGTCCATCCAAGGGTGCCATTGGGAGCCCCTCTCTGAGCCCTTGGGCTGTGTCCCAAGGGCCGGACGGGAGCCTTGAAGGTGGACACAGTGGAGATGAATCCTCTGGCTGCCAGGTgctgggcaggtggctggggcACCAGCTGCTGTGACTGGCCGTGTCCCTCTTCTCACCCGGGAGGGCCTTGGCCCCTGACTTCCCAGGAGAGACCTGTCAGCCTAGTGGGACTGCCAGAAAGAGGaggccctgaccccaggccccagggtcCCTCCGCCAAGGGGAGGCCCGACCTCACACTGTTCCTCCTTCCTCCAGCCTTTCTTCACGGAGGAGTGCAAGTTCAAGGAGATACTCCTCCCCAACAACTACAACGCCTACGAGTGCTACAGGTACCCCGGCATGTTCATCGCCCTGAGCAAGAACGGGAAAACCAAGAAGGGGAACCGAGTGTCCCCCACCATGAAGGTCACCCACTTCCTCCCCAGGCTGTGACCATCAGAGCCCTGCCTCAGCCTCGGAGGGGCCCCCGGGGAGGGGAGCGCCCAGGGCC contains:
- the FGF4 gene encoding fibroblast growth factor 4; amino-acid sequence: MPGPAAATAALLPAVLLAVLAPWASRGSAAAPTAPNGTLEAELERRWESLVARSLARLPVASQPKEAAVQSGAGDYLLGIKRLRRLYCNVGIGFHLQVLRDGRIGGVHADTSDSLLELSPVERGVVSIFGVASRFFVAMSNKGKLYGSPFFTEECKFKEILLPNNYNAYECYRYPGMFIALSKNGKTKKGNRVSPTMKVTHFLPRL